Proteins found in one Micromonospora sp. WMMD1082 genomic segment:
- a CDS encoding cytochrome P450 — protein MVQTCPVHAHPKLFEGEFFNNPYQLYADLHADGRPIEVCLVDNSPVWMVTRYEDVHAGLRDRRLARPRKYAGPQFITERLPEGVRVGGLVYTDPPEHTRLRRFVSHVFLPKNIERLRPRIQEVIDGLLDKMAEKSEAELVREFAVPLPATMISEIIGIPHKYVAEMKEWSDLLLGGTDEENAHVQVRVREMIMEMKDDKIREPKDDLMSHWMFGKDKDGVGLHPQEVSTFVGAVLFAGFDTTAGTISNAVLALFDHPELLQRIKEDPDQIPQAAEELIRVGTAVHNGFRRFATEDLEIGGVTIKSGDTVYLNLAAANRDPDIFTDPDILDVDRDDVSKHIAFGGGPHFCTGADLGRLEIQLSLRSLLARFPDISLAVPREELKWRTSPNIITLADLPVKY, from the coding sequence ATGGTGCAGACCTGTCCCGTCCATGCCCACCCCAAGCTCTTCGAGGGCGAGTTCTTCAACAACCCGTACCAGCTCTATGCCGACCTGCACGCCGACGGCCGGCCGATCGAGGTGTGCCTCGTCGACAACAGCCCGGTGTGGATGGTCACGCGGTACGAGGACGTGCACGCCGGTCTGCGGGACCGCCGGCTCGCCCGGCCCCGGAAGTACGCGGGCCCGCAGTTCATCACCGAACGGTTGCCCGAGGGTGTCCGGGTCGGCGGGCTCGTCTACACGGACCCGCCCGAGCACACCCGGCTGCGGCGCTTCGTGAGCCACGTGTTCCTGCCGAAGAACATCGAGCGGCTGCGGCCCCGGATCCAGGAGGTCATCGACGGCCTGCTGGACAAGATGGCGGAGAAGAGCGAGGCCGAACTGGTCCGCGAGTTCGCCGTCCCGCTTCCCGCCACCATGATCTCGGAGATCATCGGCATCCCGCACAAGTACGTCGCGGAGATGAAGGAGTGGTCCGACCTGCTGCTGGGCGGCACCGACGAGGAGAACGCCCACGTCCAGGTGCGGGTCCGCGAGATGATCATGGAGATGAAGGACGACAAGATCAGGGAGCCCAAGGACGACCTGATGTCGCACTGGATGTTCGGCAAGGACAAGGACGGCGTCGGCCTGCACCCGCAGGAGGTCTCCACGTTCGTCGGCGCGGTGCTGTTCGCCGGCTTCGACACCACCGCCGGGACGATCAGCAACGCCGTCCTGGCGCTGTTCGACCATCCGGAGCTGCTGCAGCGGATCAAGGAGGACCCCGACCAGATCCCGCAGGCGGCGGAGGAGCTGATCCGGGTGGGCACCGCCGTGCACAACGGGTTCCGCCGCTTCGCCACCGAGGACCTGGAGATCGGCGGTGTCACGATCAAGTCCGGCGACACCGTCTACCTCAACCTCGCCGCCGCGAACCGTGACCCGGACATCTTCACCGACCCGGACATCCTGGACGTCGACCGTGACGACGTCAGCAAGCACATCGCCTTCGGGGGCGGCCCGCACTTCTGCACCGGCGCGGACCTCGGCCGTCTGGAGATCCAGCTGTCCCTGCGCTCGCTGCTGGCGCGGTTCCCCGACATCAGCCTCGCCGTGCCGCGCGAAGAGCTGAAGTGGCGGACTTCGCCCAACATCATCACGCTCGCGGATCTGCCGGTGAAGTACTGA
- a CDS encoding MbtH family protein — protein MNPFDDPDGTFLVLANDDGQHSLWPAFADVPAGWRVVVAASDRKTCHDYVEREWADLRPPPPYQDGPVAAHRS, from the coding sequence GTGAATCCCTTCGACGATCCCGACGGCACGTTCCTGGTGCTCGCCAACGACGACGGGCAGCACTCGCTGTGGCCCGCGTTCGCGGACGTGCCGGCGGGGTGGCGCGTGGTGGTTGCGGCAAGCGACCGGAAGACCTGTCACGACTACGTGGAACGCGAGTGGGCGGACCTGCGTCCGCCGCCCCCTTACCAAGACGGGCCGGTAGCGGCCCACCGATCCTGA
- the idi gene encoding isopentenyl-diphosphate Delta-isomerase → MPLNHVPTTREVAMESVILLDDSGRAVGAADKATVHHRDTPLHLAFSCYLVDSRGRLLLTRRALSKKTWPGVWTNSCCGHPGPDEPMAEAVLRRLRQELGLDVPAVDLVLPRFRYRAVMDDGVVENEWCPVYRAVVDDDPRPDPSEVEEWTWVDWAPFAAGVRGGTRDVSPWCRRQVEQLDALGRWPAGWPIADSAELPPAARPASATVRSTS, encoded by the coding sequence ATGCCGCTCAACCACGTGCCGACAACGCGGGAGGTCGCGATGGAGTCGGTGATCCTGTTGGACGACTCGGGCCGGGCGGTCGGCGCCGCCGACAAGGCGACCGTCCACCACCGTGACACGCCGCTGCACCTGGCCTTCTCCTGTTACCTGGTCGACTCGCGGGGTCGGTTGCTGCTGACCCGACGGGCGCTGTCCAAGAAGACCTGGCCCGGCGTGTGGACGAACAGCTGCTGCGGGCACCCGGGGCCGGACGAGCCGATGGCCGAGGCGGTCCTGCGCCGGCTCCGGCAGGAGCTGGGGCTCGACGTCCCCGCCGTCGACCTGGTGCTGCCCCGGTTCCGCTACCGGGCGGTGATGGACGACGGCGTGGTCGAGAACGAGTGGTGCCCGGTGTACCGGGCCGTCGTCGACGACGATCCGCGGCCCGACCCGTCCGAGGTCGAGGAGTGGACGTGGGTGGACTGGGCGCCCTTCGCCGCCGGGGTGCGCGGCGGCACCCGGGACGTGTCGCCGTGGTGCCGCCGCCAGGTCGAGCAGCTCGACGCGCTCGGCCGGTGGCCCGCCGGTTGGCCGATCGCCGACTCGGCGGAGCTGCCACCAGCGGCCCGGCCCGCCTCGGCGACGGTGCGGAGTACCTCGTGA
- a CDS encoding TauD/TfdA family dioxygenase, translated as MTAIEKTTTVTRTPLSPFGEVVTAPHGDGDLRAIPPATLEEWTIAAKVLVLRGFPLLSTEDLVSYCEGWGEILTWDFGAVLDLVIMDEPKNYLFSRSDVPFHWDGAFAKQAPRYFLFQCVQAPPVGGGGETVFSDTTEVIRRAGDDLRRDWGSVDVTYRTDKLAYYGGQVTASLLATHSETGETIMRYGEPLDPAVYQNPVFLTVDGVAPQDADAFMTDLRDRLHDAEVCYHHEWRDGDIVIVDNQALLHGRNAFRGDSSRHLQRIQIL; from the coding sequence GTGACCGCGATCGAGAAGACCACCACCGTCACCCGTACCCCACTGTCTCCCTTCGGGGAAGTCGTGACCGCGCCCCACGGCGACGGCGACCTGCGCGCGATCCCGCCGGCGACGCTGGAGGAGTGGACGATCGCCGCGAAGGTGCTCGTGCTGCGGGGCTTCCCGCTGCTCTCCACCGAGGACCTGGTCAGCTACTGCGAGGGCTGGGGAGAGATCCTCACCTGGGACTTCGGCGCCGTGCTCGATCTGGTGATCATGGACGAGCCGAAGAACTACCTGTTCAGCCGCAGCGACGTGCCGTTCCACTGGGACGGGGCGTTCGCCAAGCAGGCGCCCCGGTACTTCCTCTTCCAGTGCGTGCAGGCGCCGCCCGTCGGTGGCGGCGGGGAGACGGTCTTCTCCGACACCACCGAGGTGATCCGGCGGGCCGGCGACGACCTGCGGCGCGACTGGGGGTCGGTCGACGTCACCTACCGCACCGACAAGCTGGCCTACTACGGCGGTCAGGTGACCGCGTCACTGCTGGCCACGCACAGCGAGACCGGCGAGACGATCATGCGGTACGGGGAGCCCCTCGACCCGGCCGTCTACCAGAACCCGGTCTTCCTGACCGTCGACGGTGTCGCGCCGCAGGACGCCGACGCGTTCATGACCGACCTGCGCGACCGGCTGCACGATGCCGAGGTCTGCTACCACCACGAGTGGCGGGACGGCGACATCGTGATCGTCGACAACCAGGCCCTGCTGCACGGGCGGAACGCCTTCCGGGGTGACTCGTCCCGGCACCTCCAGCGCATCCAGATCCTCTGA
- a CDS encoding isocyanide synthase family protein: MVHVGLAQPVEVAVEKLLSLVFRFRRLASDTDPCARQPCPDCFAPHRARAAAFVERREPVHFVIPAFPAKSRNPRKVLGTLPDLAERLSIDFLESFCDQVRHFYPPGARVTICSDGHVFSDVLGIPDDDVTQYRRHLKRMIGETGGGSIDTYSLDDAFGAAVSYDEMRRRLIAQHARPVEEIRERVRTDEAACTMFNGMHRFMVEDQTALNSTMSRTRLRTVCKDMAYQVILRSNAWSDLVGEVFPEALRLSIHPQPSHAEKIGFHLVRTRDSWLTPWHGVILDDGATVTLVKRSHAEAMNASLIWRNSRPSHFVHPQAKPEETP; encoded by the coding sequence ATGGTGCACGTCGGCCTGGCACAACCGGTGGAGGTCGCCGTCGAGAAGTTGCTGAGCCTGGTCTTCCGGTTCCGACGGCTCGCCTCGGACACGGACCCGTGCGCCCGGCAACCGTGCCCGGACTGCTTTGCTCCCCACCGCGCCCGAGCGGCCGCGTTCGTGGAACGGCGCGAGCCGGTCCACTTCGTGATCCCGGCGTTCCCCGCGAAGTCCCGTAACCCCCGCAAGGTGCTCGGCACCCTGCCCGACCTCGCCGAACGGCTCTCGATCGACTTCCTGGAGTCGTTCTGCGATCAGGTCCGGCACTTCTACCCGCCGGGCGCGCGCGTCACCATCTGCTCCGACGGCCACGTCTTCAGCGACGTGCTCGGCATTCCGGACGACGATGTCACGCAGTACCGCCGGCACCTCAAGCGCATGATCGGAGAGACCGGCGGCGGGTCGATCGACACGTACTCGCTGGACGACGCCTTCGGCGCCGCGGTCTCGTACGACGAGATGCGCAGGCGGCTGATCGCCCAGCACGCCCGGCCCGTCGAGGAGATCCGCGAGAGGGTACGCACGGACGAGGCGGCCTGCACCATGTTCAACGGCATGCACCGGTTCATGGTCGAGGACCAGACAGCCCTCAACTCCACGATGAGCCGGACCCGGCTGCGCACCGTCTGCAAGGACATGGCGTACCAGGTCATCCTGCGTAGCAACGCGTGGAGCGACCTGGTCGGTGAGGTCTTCCCGGAGGCGCTGCGACTGTCCATCCACCCGCAACCCAGCCACGCCGAGAAGATCGGGTTCCACCTGGTGCGTACCCGGGACAGCTGGCTGACCCCCTGGCACGGCGTGATCCTCGACGACGGCGCCACCGTCACCCTGGTGAAGCGCAGTCACGCCGAGGCGATGAACGCGTCCCTCATCTGGCGCAACAGCCGGCCGAGCCACTTCGTCCACCCGCAGGCCAAGCCCGAGGAGACCCCGTGA